The genomic window CAGCGGCGGCCCTCCGACCTGGCGACGTTCCAACCCCTTCGCCACCCGCTTTATTCGTCCTGGTGCCCGCGGTTTTGTGGCTCGCCACACAGCCGATCCGATCCCAGACTCCGATCTGATTCCAGGTCCCGATCCGGCCCGGCAAATCGAGCAACTTGCCGAGCGGTTTGAGCAGGTGCGTCAGGCAGCCATCACCGGTCCTCACGGCAATGGCAAAACCACGCTGCTGCACAGCCTGCTGCCGCTGCTGCGCCAGCGATTCTCCCCGATCCACATGTGGCGTCTGAACCGTGGCGAACGACCACCGGCCGCGCTGCTGGCTCAGGTCGTTCGCTGCAACCCCGAGCGGCTGCTGATCATCGACGGCTTTGAGCAATTGCCGCGAGTCCTGCGGTACAGCATTGTCCGCTGGATGCGTTGGCGTTCGGGCCGGCTGCTGGTCACCTCCCACGGCCCAGTGTCGGGATTGCCGACGCTGTGGCAAGCCGCCGTGCCCCACGCCCTCGCTCGGCGTCTGACGCTGGAACTGCTGGCGGAATACGAGGACTTCCGGGACACCATGATGGCCTGTTTTGAAGAACACTGGCAGCGCGGGCAACGCAACCTCCGCGACCTCTGGTTTGCGATGTACGACGATTTCGAACGTCATCGTCTGGCTTGATTAAAATCGTAGCCTTCCGCTTCCCCGACTAACGGATCTGCACCATGGCCGTACGCCTGCCCGTCATCCTCAGCCAATCGGCCGGTGGCTCCAACGAACAACAGGGCAAAGAAGCCGGGGCGGTGATCCAACTGATGGGCATCCGGGGCATCGACGTCAGCTTGATCGGCCCGCTGGTCGGTGGCACGTTGTCCAGTACGGATCGCCTAGTGCTGGAATCTCAGGATCGCGACTTCGCCATCGTCGCCTCGTCCTCGGCGGCCGACACCATCGCGGCGCTGCGGTCGCTGGGACTCCGCGCCCGTCGGGCCCCCCATCCCCATGACAGCGAGGGCGAAGCGGGGCAGGGCCGACGTGTGTTCTGCCTCCACTGGAACGATTTCAACTCCAGCGAATCGCTCTGTCAGGCTCTGCAACAGATCCTCCAGGACCGACAGGTTGTGGCCGTGCCGATCAGCCTGGGGACGGGTGGAGCGAAACCGGCGACCGCGGCCCCAACGACCGCCAGCCCAGCCGAACGGAAAAGCACTGCAGAGCCGGAAACTCCAAGGAAGATAGACGGAGCGTACAAAACCCAGCAAGAAACGCCGGCAGAGAAACAATTGTCCCGGCCGGCAACGAGTACAGGCATGGTCGATACCGACCTCGACGACTTGGTCGAAGACTTAAATGACCTGAATCTGTAGTCTGACAGAGAAACTCGCGGCGTGCTGAATTGCTCACCAAGCTGTTGGGTGGTATCCTAGCAGGGAACTCATGCGTACTCCTTGTTGTTATTTTCTACCGCAAAATGACTTGCGGTCCATTACATTTGATGAGACGGCCCTATGTCGGCAATCACCGTTGAAGCCAAAGAACAAGCCGTCGTGGTGTACTTCACCGACGGCAAAATTCTCGACAGCCAGCGAATCGAGCAGGTTGGACGCGAACTGCAAGAAACGGTTCCTCAAGCAACCCAAAAACGACTGGTACTAAATTTTCGCGGTGTCTCCTTCATGTCTTCGGCCATGATCACCAAGTTGGTGATGCTCAATAAGACCTGCAAGGCTCAAGGCATTACGCTGAAATTCTCGGATGTCTCGCCCAATGTGATGGAGGTCTTCAAGATCACCAAGCTCAACAAGCTGTTTGACATCTATGAGACCGAAGAGAAGGCGATCGCCAGCTTCGATAAAAAAGGCTGGTTCGGTTAATCCCTCTGATGATGACATGCTGGAGCGCCAGCAACAGCATTTCTCGCACGAATTACACGACGTGCTGATGCCCCTGTTGTTCGCTGCCCGCATGCAAGCCGAAAGATTGCGTGACAGCAGCGTCGACGAAAGTCTGCGTGACGAGTTGACTACGTTGGCCGGGTACCTTGGCGAGGCATCCACCGAAGCTCGGCGTCTAATCGTGGAAACCCACCCGCCGGAACTGCAACACACCACCTGGCACGCAGCCCTGCAGCACTATGTCGAGCGTGGTTTGCCGGCTCACGACGTGCCGATCGAGTTCCACTTAGCGAAAGCCACCGCGAGCGTGCCCGACGACGTCGCGACCGCCCTGTACCGGATCGCGCAAGAAGCCATCCGCAACGCCCTGCGGCACGCCCAACCGCAACACCTTCGAGTGATCGCCCAGGGCGGCCCCCCCGACGCCGTGAGCCTGCGGATCGAAGACGACGGCTGCGGTTTTTCCACACGCGACGTGGATTCCAATCGCTTCGGCCTGCGGAACATTCAAGCTCGCAGCCAAGCCGCTGGCGGAACGGCCCGGATCGATTCCACGCCCGGCCAAGGCACCACCATCGAAGTAACCATTTGAGATCCCGCAGCCGTGTGATCATACTTGCGGGGAAATCTCAAATCCCAACCCCCTTTCCCCCCCTGGAGTTATCGATGCCCGTTTCGATTCATAGACTGTTTTTGGCTGGTTGCACCCTGGCTTGCATGCTGACCACGGCGGTGGCCGAAGACGCGACTACCAAGGCCCCGGCTGAACCATCGCAGATGGTCAGCATCTTCAACGGCGAAGACCTCAGTGGCTGGGACGGCGACCCGCGGTTATGGTCGGTCAAAGACGGCGTGATCCACGGGGAAACCACCAAAGAAACGCCCGCCAATGGCAACACCTTCCTGATCTGGCAGGACGGCGGCACCAAAGATTTTGAATTGCGACTTTCGTTTCGCTGCACCGCCGCAAACAACTCGGGCATCCAGTACCGCTCGCGTCACATCACCGACGGCAAACCCCGCAACCCGTGGGTGATGCGTGGCTACCAGCACGAGATCCGCAACGAAAACAAACTGCCCAACGTGGCCGGATTCATCTACGACGAAGGCGGTCGCCGCGGACGCATCTGCTTGGTCGGCCAAAAGGCCACCTGGGACGCCGACGGCAAGCACGTCGACGACACGCCGCTGATCGACGCAGAAGGCTTTGCCAAACTGTTCCGCCTGAACGACTGGAACGACGTGGTGATCATCGCCGAGGGCAATCGCATCCGTCACTACATGAACGGCACGCTGACGCTGGACTTCACCGACGAGCACCCGGAACTAGCACTGCGCGAGGGCAAGCTGGCCCTGCAACTGCACGCCGGCAAGCCGATGTGGGTGGAATTCAAAGACATCCGCATCCAGGAAAAATAAGCCGTACGCCCCGTAAACGTAGCATGGGCCCCTGGCCCGTGTAGGTGCAGTAGAGTCTTTCGCTGGGCCTGAGCGAGAAATTGCAAATTGCAAAATGAAAAATGAAAAATGAAAGCCCCAGGCCCGGAGGGCCGGCACAATCTCTGCTGGGGGTGTGAACCCCCGGAACGAAGCTAACAGGAGCCACAAGGCCCGGAGGGCCGGCACAGTTCTGCGGTTGCGCGGCGCAGCAGTCCTTTGTGTCGGCCCTCCGGGCCTTTGTTTTGTTTGGGGCGGGTACCGGGGCTTTACAGCCCCGGCAAGGGCTATGTCGGCCC from Roseimaritima ulvae includes these protein-coding regions:
- a CDS encoding STAS domain-containing protein is translated as MSAITVEAKEQAVVVYFTDGKILDSQRIEQVGRELQETVPQATQKRLVLNFRGVSFMSSAMITKLVMLNKTCKAQGITLKFSDVSPNVMEVFKITKLNKLFDIYETEEKAIASFDKKGWFG
- a CDS encoding 3-keto-disaccharide hydrolase, encoding MLTTAVAEDATTKAPAEPSQMVSIFNGEDLSGWDGDPRLWSVKDGVIHGETTKETPANGNTFLIWQDGGTKDFELRLSFRCTAANNSGIQYRSRHITDGKPRNPWVMRGYQHEIRNENKLPNVAGFIYDEGGRRGRICLVGQKATWDADGKHVDDTPLIDAEGFAKLFRLNDWNDVVIIAEGNRIRHYMNGTLTLDFTDEHPELALREGKLALQLHAGKPMWVEFKDIRIQEK
- a CDS encoding sensor histidine kinase, with translation MLERQQQHFSHELHDVLMPLLFAARMQAERLRDSSVDESLRDELTTLAGYLGEASTEARRLIVETHPPELQHTTWHAALQHYVERGLPAHDVPIEFHLAKATASVPDDVATALYRIAQEAIRNALRHAQPQHLRVIAQGGPPDAVSLRIEDDGCGFSTRDVDSNRFGLRNIQARSQAAGGTARIDSTPGQGTTIEVTI